Part of the Triplophysa rosa linkage group LG3, Trosa_1v2, whole genome shotgun sequence genome, AGACAACAACAGGGGTTtgcgatttaaaacatctctttgATAAGTGCAAGCGACATGAAAGTAGCCGCAGCCATCTTGACAACGCTATGAGGCTCCAGTTTTTTGGGAAGCTTAGCATTGCTGAACAGCTAGATGAAGGCTACAGGATTGGCATTAGAAGGCACAATGAAGAGGTCACAAAAAATCgacacatcctgtctagaataaTAGACTGTGTNctgtgtttcaaccttttcttgtttttgcaggtacaactttgattgttttgcttgtagtcaatgtgtctcatgtacagctgctttgtaacaatgaaaattgtaaaagcgctatataaataaagttgagttgagttgagttgagtaaggAGATCTTGAACTTTCCCTCCTTTGCCATCTTTATGTTGCTGTCTGTTGGGTCAGCTAGACGACCTTCTCACCTGAGGCACCCCAAATCTTTTCAAACACTTTGTCATAAGTCTGTCTAGTTTTCATTTCAGGTGAAAGTCTCTCTAGGAGGTCTGTTTTTGAGCCAATGGAATCAATGCCACATTCCTTGCACAGCTTCCTTATCACTGATACCTAAAAATCCAATCAAAATACAGTGGCAACAAAAATAATCTTACATCCTACCTGACAAAGACAAACCTGGCGCTAGTTGtagaaatgagaaataaaatgtactttaCCATTTTCTTATAAAGCTCATTTTTAAGCCTATCTTCAGAGACAGTTATATCACAAATCTCAGCTTCTTTGGGTTGGTGGATTTTCTCAAACTCTGTGTTGAGACACTGATTGGACTTGCGTGTATGTCTTCCAATCCACGGTGCCCAGAATTGGTAATTGGGGTGAACAGTGAAGGGGTTGTCGCTCTGTCCTTAAATAACAACAGGAaaacaaaatgttacaaaaatgttgtaaacAGCATACAGCATAACACATGTCAAGAGGAGGCATATAAAATAAGAGACTTACTTTTTACAAAGCCACGACCAATCATTTGCAGGGCCAGTGTCTCCCAGAAGTCTTCCATATCCACGTATCCGTTAAAATTCTTTTGGCGGTGGTTTGATGTCACTTACTAATAACATAAAGAAAgccaaaatattattaagaTTATGTATATAATGGAAATCAATAGATAAAAGCCTGCTGCTGGAAAACATGCACATGCTACGTCAATTGACCTGGAAAGCATTATTTGCCCCAAGCACAGAATATCAATTTGGTCCATGGAAGCACACTTACCTtgaatatgttttattgtgcagcACATTGGTCAACCTCGGTTGAGTTaaatagtgctatataaataaatttgacaTTGACATTGACTTACATGACATATTGAATTCTCCTTTTCTGTGGAGATCCATTATTACAACGGCTGGATGATCCCCACATGTCACACAAGAGTATTCATACTCGTGTTTAGTGAGTGCCTCAAAATGAAGATAGGCGTGGAGCACTGTTTTAGCTGGAGGAAACTGTTCCCTTATCGTGAGCTCCAGACACTCAACCACTCTTCCAACAGCAGTGTGGACCTATGATTTAAGACAAACAATGATAATTGCTATGCACTTATAGAAAAACTTTGCAAGGCACTACTGTATTTTTACGTAAGGTAATGGTAAATTTGTTTTAGATAACCTGACCCGTAGCATGTTTCGAATATGCAGGCAAAAGGGGAGGTCAAGGATGACACTGTCATTAAAATTGTGCAGGCCATCTTTCCACTCCTGATACCTGTAGTGGATTCCACATTGGTGGCAACATTTTGAGTAAGTAGaaacatctgaaaaataaaatgttataaaattgAGTCGTGATACAATGTCATTTAGTACATATTCAGAACTAGTGCTATTTTATAAATCCTTAGAATTATAGACATAAATCCCAGAAATAATTACCATGGATAATTCttgtatttgtaaaaatgttggcTTTTGATGTTATGAGCAGAGGGTCTGATAAGGGTACATTTCCAGCGCATCTATGGCAGAACATCTCATCAGGAATGAGGCTGGTAGGGTATGTGCTTGAAAATGAAGGCAAGCGCAGGTGCTCAGGAAGAACAGCAGGGATGGTCTTCTTGTTCAAGGTGTAGCGAATCATCGATTCCAGCTCTTTTGTTTGGGGGGTACAGTAGACCTGCATCATCAACATGTTCATTAATTGGACTGGCCTGATCTGTGCTTTGAACTGTCCTGAATAGCTGACGCTCAGTCTGGAAAAGGTGCCATTTCGCAATGTATTTATGGAGGCAGGATCTTCTTGACCTGGCACAAGGGCAATGCCAGGAGTTCTGCTTCACATCGTATGTGACCATTATTCTTCCAAGTTGAGCATAATATGATGCATGTGGCTCATAGACAGGAATGCACCTCTTGGAAGATGGTGTTGTAACCCTTGTTGCTACAGACAAGGGTTTGCTGTCTTGGGTGGCCACTTTTTGTCTTTGTAGGCAgtctgtctttctttcatttCCAATCCAT contains:
- the LOC130551992 gene encoding uncharacterized protein LOC130551992; this translates as MNMLMMQVYCTPQTKELESMIRYTLNKKTIPAVLPEHLRLPSFSSTYPTSLIPDEMFCHRCAGNVPLSDPLLITSKANIFTNTRIIHDVSTYSKCCHQCGIHYRYQEWKDGLHNFNDSVILDLPFCLHIRNMLRVHTAVGRVVECLELTIREQFPPAKTVLHAYLHFEALTKHEYEYSCVTCGDHPAVVIMDLHRKGEFNMSLSDIKPPPKEF